Proteins encoded in a region of the Chelonoidis abingdonii isolate Lonesome George chromosome 2, CheloAbing_2.0, whole genome shotgun sequence genome:
- the TIMM21 gene encoding mitochondrial import inner membrane translocase subunit Tim21 isoform X2, whose protein sequence is MFSASFMRVIQCSEKLQGSPGKWLLAPHGKVFLRTWRCFRWGQEFAPRESVLRPRMFLQVAKQNIWTQEGSLRAGNESKQVSAQKSQKEGAPVSAAQKVKEAGRDFTYLIVVLVGIGVTGGLFYVIFKELFSSSSPSKIYGDALEKCRSHPEVIGVFGEPIKGYGEPTRRGRRQLVSHIEYVKNGLKYMRLKFYIEGSERGKQGTVHVEVKENPESGRYEYRYIFVDVEAYPRRTIVIEDNR, encoded by the exons ATGTTTTCTGCTTCGTTTATGCGAGTTATTCAATGCAGCGAGAAGTTACAAGGCTCGCCAGGAAAGTGGTTGCTTGCACCCCATGGGAAGGTGTTCCTAAGGACTTGGCGGTGTTTTAGGTGGGGGCAGGAATTTGCCCCCAGAGAATCTGTGTTGCGCCCTCGTATGTTTTTACAAGTTGCTAAACAAAATATCTGGACCCAGGAGGGGTCGCTGAGAGCTGGGAATGAAAGTAAACAAGTGTCTGCACAAAAAAGTCAAAAAGAAGGAGCACCCGTGTCGGCTGCTCAGAAAG TGAAAGAAGCTGGAAGGGATTTTACCTACTTAATAGTGGTGCTCGTTGGGATTGGTGTTACAG GTGGTTTGTTCTATGTGATTTTTAAAGAACTATTCTCTTCCTCCAGTCCCAGTAAGATCTATGGCGATGCCTTGGAGAAATGCAGATCTCACCCAGAG GTAATAGGTGTTTTTGGAGAACCCATTAAAGGTTATGGTGAGCCAACGCGACGAGGAAGACGACAGCTTGTCAG TCACATTGAGTATGTAAAAAATGGGTTGAAATACATGCGCTTGAAGTTCTACATTGAGGGCTCAGAACGGGGAAAGCAAGGGACAGTCCATGTGGAAGTGAAAGAG AATCCAGAAAGCGGAAGATATGAGTACCGTTACATATTTGTGGATGTTGAGGCCTACCCTAGAAGAACCATTGTAATTGAAGATAATAGATAG
- the TIMM21 gene encoding mitochondrial import inner membrane translocase subunit Tim21 isoform X1, with product MFSASFMRVIQCSEKLQGSPGKWLLAPHGKVFLRTWRCFRWGQEFAPRESVLRPRMFLQVAKQNIWTQEGSLRAGNESKQVSAQKSQKEGAPVSAAQKVKEAGRDFTYLIVVLVGIGVTGYIKSCGLFYVIFKELFSSSSPSKIYGDALEKCRSHPEVIGVFGEPIKGYGEPTRRGRRQLVSHIEYVKNGLKYMRLKFYIEGSERGKQGTVHVEVKENPESGRYEYRYIFVDVEAYPRRTIVIEDNR from the exons ATGTTTTCTGCTTCGTTTATGCGAGTTATTCAATGCAGCGAGAAGTTACAAGGCTCGCCAGGAAAGTGGTTGCTTGCACCCCATGGGAAGGTGTTCCTAAGGACTTGGCGGTGTTTTAGGTGGGGGCAGGAATTTGCCCCCAGAGAATCTGTGTTGCGCCCTCGTATGTTTTTACAAGTTGCTAAACAAAATATCTGGACCCAGGAGGGGTCGCTGAGAGCTGGGAATGAAAGTAAACAAGTGTCTGCACAAAAAAGTCAAAAAGAAGGAGCACCCGTGTCGGCTGCTCAGAAAG TGAAAGAAGCTGGAAGGGATTTTACCTACTTAATAGTGGTGCTCGTTGGGATTGGTGTTACAGGTTATATAAAAAGCT GTGGTTTGTTCTATGTGATTTTTAAAGAACTATTCTCTTCCTCCAGTCCCAGTAAGATCTATGGCGATGCCTTGGAGAAATGCAGATCTCACCCAGAG GTAATAGGTGTTTTTGGAGAACCCATTAAAGGTTATGGTGAGCCAACGCGACGAGGAAGACGACAGCTTGTCAG TCACATTGAGTATGTAAAAAATGGGTTGAAATACATGCGCTTGAAGTTCTACATTGAGGGCTCAGAACGGGGAAAGCAAGGGACAGTCCATGTGGAAGTGAAAGAG AATCCAGAAAGCGGAAGATATGAGTACCGTTACATATTTGTGGATGTTGAGGCCTACCCTAGAAGAACCATTGTAATTGAAGATAATAGATAG